CCGCCGCGATCGCCTGGCTCTGCTCCGACGCGTCGTCGTATGTCACCGGCGCGCTTCTCGACGTCAGCGGCGGCCGCTGAGCGCCATCACAGCCGGCGCTCGGACGCCGGGTCCAGCACGGATCACTCGAGCCGCCTCAGCGCCCGCCGGCGCACTGGGGCAGCCCCGACGAGGGCTGGCCGGAGTCGCCGCAGTAGAGCACGCCGTGGGTCCTGATCGGGATGTCGATCAGCCGGTCCAGGGTGGCCACCACGGCGATGGTCACGACCAGGAAGAACACGAGCGCGAGACGGACGATGAGGCGGTCGGCCCGCCTGATGCCGAGGGCTGCCGAGCCGCCGCCGGAGTGCTGCGGCCGCGCCGGCCAGGGTTCCACCGGTGCCGGGACGAACGGCCCGACGGTGCCCCAGGTGGGCGCGATCGCAGTGCTCACCACCGCCGCGGGTGTGGCGGCCGCGGCGACCGGTCCCCAGGCGGGCGGGGACCCGGTGCGCCCCGGAGGGAGCGCTGGATCGGACCAGGGATCGCGACCCCCGGTCCGGGCGATTGCCGGCAGGTAGGAGAGAATCGCCGAGCCGTCGGGCAGCGCGCGCACGTACCCACGCCGGGCGAGGTCGCGGACCACCCCCACCACATCCGGGATCAGGAGCGGCACCTCGACCGGTCGACGCAGCTGCGGTCCGAGGCGGAGGGTGATCTGGGCGGCCTTCAGCGGCCTGACCGGGGACCACCGCCACCAGTCATCGATGATCCCGAGAACGGCCTCCTCGGTGACGAGCTCCACATCCCCTCCGGCGCCCTCATCGACGGGACCTGGGATGATACCGCCGCGCGCGGCACCGCGCACCGGCCGGTGCCTCGGTGGGGCTCGACCTGCTCATGGTCAGCCGGCGGCGTGGAGGGTGATCGTCGTCCTGCCGTGGCAGCTGCAGCAGACCAGTGCGAAGCGGTGGAGCCCGCGGTACGGATGGACGACCTGAGAGGTGCCGCAGCGGCCGCAGGACACGGTGATGCCGTCTCCGACCGGGGTGCGGCCCTCGCGGAACCGACGGATCATGGAGTCCTCGACCGTGTCTGCGGCGATCTGGTCCGGGTTGGCCGTCGCGGCCTCGAAGGCCGGCGTCGCAGGCCGCGCGTCGGGGTCGTGGCGCCGCCGGCGGCAGCCCAGGCGTCGACCCAGGGGGGACGAGGTGTGCTGGTCACTCTGGAAAATGGCGAGGGCGAACAGGATCACCGTCACCAGCACCAGCACGGGCACGAAGATCATCAGGTCCGCCAATGTCGACCCATCCCACGGATGACGCCAGTCCATGCCGCCAGCCTGAATGCCACACCGTGCTGGCCATCCGTCCTTCGGGACAGAAGAGCCTGTACCTACCCCCAGGCAGCGTTCAGCTCGGGGTGCCGGGGAGCAGGTTCTCCTCGTCGGCTGTGATCTGCAGGGCCAGGAACTTCGAGTATGTGCGAGCCTGCTGGAGGTTTCCGCCCATGAACCAGAGACGGTCATGGCCGGAGCGGCGCCAGATCGTGCGGAGCTCACCCTCGTCGTCGAGGCCCCATACCGGCGAGCAGCGATCGGCGACCTTGTCCCCCAGCAGCTGACGGGCGCTCTCGCGCATGTTCTGGTAGCCCGTCGCCAGCACGACCACGTCGGCGGCCAACGAGGTTCCGTCGGTGAAGACGACGCCGCCCTCGGTGAACCGCTCGATCTCGACGCCCTGCTTGATCTTGATCTTGCCGTCGACGATGAGCTGGGAGGCACCGACGTCGATGTAGTAGCCACCGCCCCGAGTGAGGTACTTCATGAACAGGCCACTGCCGTCGTCGCCGAAATCGACCTTGAATCCGGCCTTCTCCAAGCCGGCGAGCAGCTCCCCGTCGAGGTCGGCGAGCACCCTGGTCGCCTGTTTGTGCAACTCGCCGACCAGCGGGAACGGCAGCGACGAGAACATCATGTCCGCGTCCTCCACCGGCGGGCCACCCTCCTCGTAGATCCCTGCGAAGAGAATGGCGATGCCGTTCTCGCTGCTCATCACGTAGCTGCTGGAGCGCTGCACCATGGTGACATCTGCACCCTGCTCCCAGAAGTCGTGGGCGATGTCGTGCCCGCTGTTGCAGGAGCCGACCACGACGGCCTTGCGGCCGGTGAATTCCCGCCCACCGCCGTGGGCGCTCGAATGGCGGACCGTCCCGGCGAACTTGTCGACGCCGGGGATCTCCGGCATCTTCGGTACGCCGCTCATTCCGGTGGCCACCACGACGTGGTGGGGGTGCAGCGTCCGCTGGGTGCCGTCCTGGCGGCGGACCCGCACCGTCCACCGCCGGGCCTCGTCGTCGTACTCGCCGCCCAGGAACTCCGTCCCCGTCCACACGTTGAGCTCCATGGCCGCCACGTACGTCTCGAACCAGCCGGCGAGCTTGTCCTTCGGAGTGAAGACCGGCCAGTGAGGCGGGAAGGGCAGGTACGGCATGTGGTCGTACCAGACCGGGTCGTGCAGAACCAGCGAACGGTACCGGTTGCGCCAGTTGTCCCCGACCCGGAGGTTGCGCTCGACAACGAGGGTGTCCACACCGAGTTGCCCGAGACGCGCCGCGATGGTGAGGCCGCCCTGACCGGCACCGATGACCACCACCCGCGGCTCGGTGTCGGTGAACTCCCGCACCGCCTCACGCCGCTCGAGCCAGCTCTGGCGGGCTCGCTGTTCGCCGTGGATCACGCCCCTGGCGCGCCGGGGGCCGAGCTGCTCCTCGAAGCCCTTCAGCGCGTCCATCGTCGTGAGCACCGTCCAGGCCTTCCAGGGACCCTCACCGTCGCCGGTCGGCATCAACCGGAAGAATCCGGAGCCGCTGGCGACGCCGGTCTCGAAGTCGAAAAAGGCCTGCACCCACCTGGTGTTCTCGTCGATCTCGACGGTGGCGGGTTCCCTGCCCTCGGTGAGCCGGAAGTCGCTGGGGCGGGTGTCCTCGAGCGCCGCGGTGAGGGCACCGGTGATGGCGCCGGTGCCGTGGAAGGTCCGCAGGTCCCAGGTGAAGGCGAGCAGGTCGCGCCACCAGCCGTCGGGCAGGAAGAGCGCCTCGATCATGTCCGGGCGACGCTGCTCGAGTGCCACACCGAAATCCGCCAACCATCCGCTGGCAACTTCGCGGGCCGACGGAACGACCGCCGTCGGTGCGCAGGGCGTCTCGAGGGTCTCGCTCATCGGGCCTCACTCCAGCACGGCCGTTCGAACCTACATCAATCCGTGGTGATGATGGGCGATGGGTGCGGCGGGGTCAACCGCCTCCGTCGTCGGCGGATGCGGTTCTGCGACCCAACCGAGGATCCGTTGCAGGCGGAGGATTGCGGTGAGAACATCCGGCGCCATGCGACGGATCATCGTGGTGGGGCCATCGGGAGCCGGGAAGACGACGACTGGGCGCGAGCTCGGTGCGCGCCTTGGGCTTCCCTTCGTTGAGCTCGACGGGCTGTTCTGGGAGCCGGGATGGAAGCAGGCGCAACCGGAGACGTTCAAGAGGCGAATGCGGACCGCCGTGTCGTCGGACAGCTGGATCCTTGATGGCAATTACATGAGCGCTGCCTCGCTGGAGGTGAGCTGGCCGCGCGCGGACACGATCGTGTGGCTCGACC
This genomic interval from Candidatus Dormiibacterota bacterium contains the following:
- a CDS encoding NAD(P)/FAD-dependent oxidoreductase, coding for MALEQRRPDMIEALFLPDGWWRDLLAFTWDLRTFHGTGAITGALTAALEDTRPSDFRLTEGREPATVEIDENTRWVQAFFDFETGVASGSGFFRLMPTGDGEGPWKAWTVLTTMDALKGFEEQLGPRRARGVIHGEQRARQSWLERREAVREFTDTEPRVVVIGAGQGGLTIAARLGQLGVDTLVVERNLRVGDNWRNRYRSLVLHDPVWYDHMPYLPFPPHWPVFTPKDKLAGWFETYVAAMELNVWTGTEFLGGEYDDEARRWTVRVRRQDGTQRTLHPHHVVVATGMSGVPKMPEIPGVDKFAGTVRHSSAHGGGREFTGRKAVVVGSCNSGHDIAHDFWEQGADVTMVQRSSSYVMSSENGIAILFAGIYEEGGPPVEDADMMFSSLPFPLVGELHKQATRVLADLDGELLAGLEKAGFKVDFGDDGSGLFMKYLTRGGGYYIDVGASQLIVDGKIKIKQGVEIERFTEGGVVFTDGTSLAADVVVLATGYQNMRESARQLLGDKVADRCSPVWGLDDEGELRTIWRRSGHDRLWFMGGNLQQARTYSKFLALQITADEENLLPGTPS